The DNA segment TTGGCTTAATTCAAAGGTACCGAGAATAGCGGTGGCAGAGTTGGTGAGCAGACTACGCAACGCTTTTTCCCGGTCAGTGACGCGGAACAGCGCATTTTCCGGTGACATCACGCGGAACTGAGTCCACAGGTCGACGATGACCGTGGTGCCACGGCAGTCGTTGACGTGGATCTCTTCAAACGTGCGATGGTCCCGCTTGAGTGAGACTTGTTGGCATTTATTCCACGGTAAATACCTTCCTAGCCAAAGGTGGAGGCCAGGCTCCCGAACGACTTTGGTCAGGCGACCAAAACTTGTGATGACGGCCGCGGTCTCCTCATGAACCTCCATGCTGACGAGCTTCATGAGCCAACCAATCAGTGGGAGCACACTCAAACCAATCACAATGCCAAAGCCAATAGACAAAATATCGTTACTCATGATGGCCTCTTGATGTAGGAGGTGCGGGCATCGGCATAAACTTCGGCACGACGACGCTCAAGGTAAGCGCTCAACGTCCCGTCTTTTTGGAGTTTCGCCAGAACATCAACCATGGTGGAAATCTCTTGCTCGACCGCTTGAGCGCGTGCTTTCGCAATGTCTAGCCCTTTAGCCGCGGCGATCACTTGTTGTTCGCATTCGCCCTCGGTCCGAGCCAGAAGGCTTTGGGCCTCACTGTGGGCATTGATGACGCTGTTGAGAGCTTCGGCCAGTTCGTCGGGAGGCAGGATATCGGTAAGGTCTATACCATCAAAGCTGACACCGTAGCGGTCACCAATTTGATGACGGCAAAATTCTTGGATGCCCTGATTAAGCAGACGGCGCTCACGACGAATCACGGCATAGGAGCCTAATTTTATGTCATCAGAACTTGCTAAAGTGCCCTGAGACGGAACAGATGTTCTCAACTTTTGATCGAAGTTTGCTATTTGGTCCTGCAACAAGCAAGTAAACCAACTTTTGAGGTGATCAATTGGATGTTCCAGGCCAATGATAAATTGATACAGGGAATCTTTGGCGAGCGTGATCCGGACAATAGCATTAATCGCAAGTGTCGTGCCGTCAGCTGTCATGGCTGTGATGCCGCTTTCATCTCCAGAGAGCTCTAAAATTTGCTCTTTCATCGAGACTTTTTGTACACATTCCCACGGCAATTTTAGATGCAGACCTGGGGCATAGACTTTAAGTTGCTTACTAGATACGTTGCTAAATTTACTTTTGCCAAAAGCTGAGATGACAGCAATCTCTCCCTCAGAAACTTGAAATAAGCATCTGGATAATCCGTATAATGCGTAAATTGTTAGCCCAATAAATACAGCTAAATAGAAAGTCGCTGTCACTTGGAATCTCCCTGATCAAAACCAATTTTTTGCTTGGTGGGGACGCGAATTGACCTGCGTCTTACTTAAATTTTTTGAAGATACAGATTTTTCGCGTGAGTAAGCCGCCGCCAGGCCCCGATTGACATTAACTACCTCTTCGTTGAAGTGCATATGTTCATGACTCACGTCTGGAAGCTGATCTGCTGCCTCCTGAGTGTCGATGATACTGCCGTGTGGTACATATTTACCGCTTGGAACGTTGACTCCAACTACGATGGCACCGATACCGATATAGCATTTGCTACCAACGACAGAGTTATGCACTACGGCCTGGAACCCCACAAATGAGTTGTCACCCACATAGCACGGTCCATGAACCAATGCTTGGTGTGCTATTGATACGTTCTGTCCGACGTAAATTGCCCACTTTTCGCCATCTACATCGATCCACTTATCTTTGAGCGCATGAAGGACCACTCCATCCTGTACATTGGAATTGGAGCCAATATAAAAAGGCGACCCCTCGTCGGCTCGTACCGAGCTTTCGGCAGCAATATGAACATGATCCCCAAGCACCACTTTGCCGATCACAGATGCATTTTGATGAACAAATGCAGAGGCAGCTGACTGGGCCCTCATGCGGATTTGCTTGAGCCAATCAATATTTGGATTCTCATCACTGAAGTGATTGATGCGACGACGGTTGTTGGCTGCCTTGGTCGCATCCAAGGTTTTAGCTCGAGTGCCGCTGGTTGGTTTTTTTTTCGCTTTTTCGGCTATTTCGTGGCTCGCAGGACTGTGAATCAAACGTCTTACCTTCATTGAGACCAAGTGAAGCGCAATACCAGCGGTAAGCCCCACCATTAAGTGACCTTTGAGAGTGCCAATGATGGTTAGCAGAAAGCATAATGCTTCGACGCGTTGTGTCCTGATTAATTTGAAGAAAGTTGAGGTATCGATTAACTGAACGCCAATCATACAGAGTAAACCGGCTAGCGCTGAAAGCGGTATCGATGAAATTGTCTCGTTTAGATAGAGAAAAGCGAATAGAAGAGCTGCGCTATGAAATAAGGCAGATAACCTTGTCCTGGCACCGCTCTGGACGGCAACTCTTGATTGAATGGTGACCCCCGATACCGGCATGCCGCCAACAAAACCTGATGCGAGGTTAGCCACTCCTTGGCCGAAGATCTCAAGATTTGAATCAATGTTTTTTGAATCGCTAGTCCAATTTTTTACCAACTTTGCCGAGATCAGAGTCTCAACTGCGGCAAGGATTGCTAGCGGTACAGATACGGTGATTATGCGCAACCATCGGTCATCAGCAACTGTGGGCCAGGTTGGTAGGTGTAAATTAATTGGAACCAGTCCGACACGCTCTACGTTCCAGCCTAATCTGTTGGCCACTGCAGTGATGAGCGCGATTGCCACCAGCGCAGCCGGAAATCGCTTAAACTTATTACTGGCATTGACCAAAAATGCAACGAAGAGTCCGGACATTACTGCTAACCAAGACACTTCATGAAGCCAAGCTGGGCGATGCATCATCTGAGCTAGTTCAGAAGTTGTGTAATCAAAACCAAGAAGTTCTGGGATTTGATTGTCTAGTAACTTAAGTCCCACGCCGCTTGCAAATCCGGTCAGTATCGACTCAGGTATATATTTCAGAAGGTTCCGACTAGCGACGGCGCAAAGTGCAAGTTGGATGACACCAATACACAGGCAGGCCGCAGCGACACCGGACATGCCAAATTCTTGATTCAGAGTAAACACAGTCAAGGATAGAGCTGTTGCTGGACCGGATATCTGCGAGGCAGACCCGCCAAAGACCGCCGCAACGGCTCCGCCGATAGCTCCAGCGACGAGCCCGGCACTTGGTGGTAGTCCGCAAGCCACTGCAAGAGCAATATTCAGGGGCAACGCAACGGCTGCTACGGTGAGACCCGCCACGATCTCCTGTGGTAGTGACGGCGCTTTCAGGACCTCCAGCCAACTGTTACCTAAACTGCGCAGAAGCTCCCGCGGCCGCATTGGAGCCCAGTCGTCGGTCGCTGTCTGACTGCCGTTCACTGTTTGCGTCACCAGGACACCCCTCTGCTTATTTTGGTTGTGTTGATTATCTTTAGGACCGAATGAGGGTGTCGGGCGTACGGCAGTGCGTGTGCTAATGCTGTCTCACTCTGTAGGAGCACCCTCGGGGTCAGCACGGGGAGTCCGGTTCGGTAGATGGTTCTTATGCGATCTTATGGTCTACCGAAATTTTGGTCAAATCAGAGTCATATTTAGTGGCGCGATAACATATGACTAAAGCCTCAGGGAAGCCGATCTTTGGTGTCGGTTACCTGGCTATGGTACCCTATAGAGATCCGCGAATGACGATCTTCTCGATGTCTCTTTAGTAAAAAAAAATAAACAATAATTATTTGGATGGAAAATCATGCGCCTATCGGGATTGCTCTCGGTTAGTCTCAAGGCATTGATAATCAGCCCCGCTGCAAGTGTCGCGATGTCCGCAGCGGCCGCGGTGCCAGATAAATTTGAATTCCCCATAGATGTGTTGAGTTCAGAGCTGAGCGCTGAAGAAGTGGGAGCGCAGCTCATCGCCATTGTGGGGCGAGACACCGTCGGGCTCAGTGTCGATAGCCAAGGACTAAGGTCTACGCCCGTCAATGGGAGTAATCGCATCTTTGGGATCGTTACCATAGGCACCCCAGAGGTCAGTGCGCAGAGCCTGCGTGGGAGTCTCAAAATTGGATTCGACAAAAATCGCGATGGTCGGATCTCTGATCGTGAACCGAAGTTTAGTCCGATCGACCAACGCGGTCAGATGCTGACGGTGACGCTCGACGGACAGGGTCACATCTACATCGAATCGCAGTCGCGCGCCGAAACGGGCATCCCAAAATGTACGGACGGCACGACTCCCAATGCCTACCATCTCCCACGCTGCGATAAAGGTCCCAAAGGTGACAAAGGCGACAAGGGTGACCCAGGTCCCGCCGGTCCCCAGGGTCCTCAAGGTCCACGCGGCGATAAAGGGGAGCCAGGAAATCCTGGAGTCCCAGGGGCTCACGGTCCTAAGGGCGATAAAGGAGAAAAAGGCGAAAAGGGTGAAGCTGGCGACGAAGGCCCAGCCGGTCCCAAAGGCGACCGGGGCGAAAAAGGCGACAAAGGCGACAAAGGCTCGATTGGTCCAGCCGGTCCCGTTGGTCCAGCGGGTGCAGCGGGCCCGGTTGGTCTCAGCGGTGCTAAAGGCGACGTCGGTGATAAGGGCGATAAAGGAGACAAGGGCGACAAGGGTGATGTTGGCGCCAAAGGCGATAAGGGCGACACGGGCGATAAAGGTGACAAGGGTGACAAGGGTGATGTAGGCCCAGTTGGTCCTGCCGGTCCTGCCGGTCCTGCCGGTTTAGCAGGGGCGAAGGGTGACAAGGGCGACGTCGGCGCCAAAGGCGATAAGGGCGACACGGGTGATGTTGGTCCTGTCGGTCCTGCCGGTCCTACCGGTATAGAAGGTGCGAAAGGGGACAAGGGCGACTTCGGCGAAAAAGGTGACAAGGGTGACGCGGGCGCGAAAGGCGATAAGGGTGACGCGGGCGATAAAGGCGACAAGGGTGACGTTGGTCCTGCTGGCGTTGCGGGTCCCGCCGGACCCAAGGGCGACAAAGGTGATGTCGGTGACAAAGGTGACAAAGGCGACGTAGGTCCAGCTGGTGCGGTAGGTCCTGCCGGTCCCACAGGCGTTGCCGGCCCCGTTGGCCCTAAAGGTGAAACGGGAGAAGTCGGTCCTGTCGGTCCCACAGGTGTTGCAGGCCCGGTTGGTCCGGTAGGTCCCGCTGGCGTTGCCGGCCCTGTCGGTCCCGCTGGACCCAAGGGCGACAAAGGTGATGTAGGTGACAAAGGAGAAAAAGGCGACAAGGGCGATGTTGGCCCGATAGGTCCTGTCGGTCCCTCGGGCGTTGCAGGTCCCGCTGGTCCCAAAGGTGACACTGGTGCAGTTGGTCCCGCCGGTCCGACGGGCGTTGCCGGCCCCGCCGGCCCTGTTGGTCCTGTTGGTCCTGTTGGTCCTGTTGGTCCTGTTGGTCCAGCAGGCGTAGCTGGTCCTGTCGGTCCCGCTGGACCCAAGGGCGACAAAGGTGATGTCGGTGACAAAGGAGAAAAAGGCGACAAGGGCGATATGGGCCCGATAGGTCCTGTTGGCCCCACAGGTCCCACGGGCGTTGCAGGTCCCGTTGGTCCCAAAGGTGACCAGGGCGACGTTGGTCCTGCGGGTCCCGTTGGTCCAGCGGGTCCAGTTGGAGAGCCTGGTTCTCGCGACATTAGTTTTGGTAGCCAGAATAACGTGATCTCGCTGCGC comes from the Deltaproteobacteria bacterium genome and includes:
- a CDS encoding SPFH domain-containing protein, which produces MTATFYLAVFIGLTIYALYGLSRCLFQVSEGEIAVISAFGKSKFSNVSSKQLKVYAPGLHLKLPWECVQKVSMKEQILELSGDESGITAMTADGTTLAINAIVRITLAKDSLYQFIIGLEHPIDHLKSWFTCLLQDQIANFDQKLRTSVPSQGTLASSDDIKLGSYAVIRRERRLLNQGIQEFCRHQIGDRYGVSFDGIDLTDILPPDELAEALNSVINAHSEAQSLLARTEGECEQQVIAAAKGLDIAKARAQAVEQEISTMVDVLAKLQKDGTLSAYLERRRAEVYADARTSYIKRPS